A genomic segment from Chitinophaga flava encodes:
- a CDS encoding outer membrane protein assembly factor BamB family protein, with amino-acid sequence MKKIITCYPPVLAACICLFACSKQTDAPEEKLDSAKLITTISLKDIDPARISAEIKGDTFLFSIPGNLSLSAITPVITFKGTSIQPASGISQEFDNPVKYIVTAQNGSKKEYVVKIVRRKVLYIGGRSIMALDTKDGKLLWQGTERGDYGYSNPLLHNNVLYAGSAGANTNLYAHNSNTGSILWKFTLGAGGIEGPPMIYGNTLYVGCNDSYLYAFDLGTTSEKWRFKTGANVSTQPVNYGRTVIFGSSDGYVYAVDTATASVVWRYPTGGVIGSSSPRLSNGVVFVGDRNGYLHAVDASTGSNKWKYYTGISMEKAEVAVSNGTIYTAGWYSLPIRGGIPGSLYAIDENTGKLNWESLKNLGFSGRLRLNNNIIYVSADDGYFYAVNAANGNVLWRKYILPNGAGAAVADHTVYVGGGGTRYLYALDAITGDEKWKYPIEELLVSYPAVGRKAEDKVKISVGL; translated from the coding sequence ATGAAAAAAATAATAACCTGTTACCCCCCTGTACTTGCAGCATGTATTTGTTTGTTTGCCTGCAGTAAACAAACCGATGCTCCTGAAGAAAAGCTTGATTCAGCAAAGCTGATTACAACCATCAGTTTAAAAGACATTGATCCTGCCCGTATTTCTGCTGAGATAAAAGGGGATACCTTTTTATTCAGCATACCGGGTAACCTTTCCCTCTCTGCAATAACACCTGTGATTACATTTAAGGGAACCAGTATTCAGCCGGCCAGTGGTATTAGTCAGGAGTTCGACAATCCGGTTAAATATATTGTGACTGCACAAAACGGCAGCAAGAAAGAATATGTTGTGAAAATTGTCAGAAGGAAAGTCCTTTATATTGGAGGGAGGAGCATAATGGCTTTGGATACCAAAGACGGAAAACTCTTGTGGCAAGGCACGGAGCGGGGGGATTACGGTTATTCCAATCCACTATTGCACAATAATGTTTTGTACGCCGGAAGTGCAGGCGCTAATACTAACTTATACGCACATAATTCCAATACCGGTTCCATTTTATGGAAGTTCACTCTGGGAGCTGGTGGTATCGAAGGTCCTCCGATGATTTATGGCAATACTTTGTATGTCGGCTGTAATGATAGCTATTTGTATGCGTTTGACCTCGGGACTACCTCCGAAAAATGGCGGTTTAAAACAGGTGCGAATGTGAGTACGCAGCCTGTCAATTATGGACGTACAGTCATTTTCGGTAGTAGTGATGGGTATGTTTATGCCGTAGATACTGCCACTGCAAGCGTTGTTTGGAGGTATCCGACAGGCGGGGTCATTGGTTCATCTTCTCCCCGGCTTTCAAATGGGGTGGTATTCGTTGGAGACAGAAATGGATATCTGCATGCAGTTGATGCATCCACAGGCAGCAATAAATGGAAATATTATACCGGTATTTCTATGGAGAAGGCAGAAGTAGCAGTAAGCAACGGAACGATTTATACAGCGGGTTGGTATTCCTTGCCCATACGAGGTGGTATCCCTGGAAGCCTTTACGCAATTGATGAAAATACCGGAAAATTAAACTGGGAATCACTGAAAAACCTGGGCTTCTCAGGGCGTTTGCGTTTAAATAATAACATTATCTATGTGTCTGCAGACGATGGTTATTTTTACGCTGTTAATGCTGCGAATGGAAATGTATTATGGCGGAAGTATATTCTGCCTAACGGAGCGGGCGCAGCGGTTGCGGATCACACGGTATATGTAGGAGGTGGAGGTACCCGTTATTTATATGCATTGGATGCAATAACCGGTGATGAAAAATGGAAATATCCCATTGAGGAGTTGCTCGTCTCTTATCCGGCCGTGGGCAGGAAAGCGGAAGACAAAGTGAAGATCTCTGTAGGGTTATAA
- a CDS encoding LOG family protein, whose translation MKNIVVFCGSSAGHDPVFMEQALQLGEALAKRDIGLVYGGAKVGLMGAVADGALRAGGSVIGVLPHFLQQKELAHTGLTELILVDTMHERKTRMNELADGIIALPGGFGTMEELFEMLTWGQLGLHQKPIGMLNVNGFYDALHQLSQTMTDKGFLSASNRDILLYSDKIDDLLTQMEQYKPVEKPKWIMPEQS comes from the coding sequence ATGAAAAACATTGTAGTCTTTTGTGGTTCCAGCGCCGGCCATGATCCGGTGTTTATGGAACAGGCGTTACAACTGGGCGAAGCCCTCGCCAAACGTGATATAGGGCTGGTATATGGCGGCGCCAAAGTAGGACTGATGGGCGCCGTAGCCGATGGCGCTCTCCGTGCAGGCGGTAGCGTTATCGGTGTGCTGCCTCATTTCCTGCAGCAGAAAGAGCTGGCCCATACCGGTCTTACTGAACTGATCCTGGTAGATACCATGCACGAACGCAAAACCAGAATGAATGAGCTGGCTGACGGGATTATTGCACTTCCCGGCGGCTTCGGCACCATGGAGGAATTGTTTGAGATGCTTACCTGGGGACAACTGGGACTTCATCAGAAGCCTATTGGCATGCTCAACGTAAACGGATTTTATGATGCGTTGCATCAGCTGTCGCAAACCATGACAGACAAGGGTTTCCTGTCTGCCTCCAATCGTGATATACTGCTCTATAGTGATAAAATAGATGATCTGCTGACACAGATGGAACAATACAAGCCGGTGGAAAAACCGAAGTGGATAATGCCTGAGCAGAGCTGA
- the purU gene encoding formyltetrahydrofolate deformylase — protein MQKPSDPTIACLLICCPDRPGIVAGVSMFFFQLGANILDASQHSTDPREGLFFMRMEIQLEVPDRAQLEHSFQQQVATPLAMEWHIHYSDQRKRMAIMVSSYDHCLMELLWRWRSGELAVDIPLVISNHTRLEKECSTLNIPFHYLPVNAENKTAQEQATIRLLQEHQVDFTVLARYMQILSPHFVGLYPQRIINIHHSFLPAFAGARPYLNAYTRGVKLIGATAHYVTNELDEGPIIEQDVARVSHKHSVDDLVMLGRDIERQVLSRAIKAHIENRVIVHGNKTIIF, from the coding sequence ATGCAAAAGCCCTCTGACCCTACTATCGCCTGTCTGTTAATCTGCTGTCCTGACCGACCAGGTATTGTGGCCGGCGTATCTATGTTTTTCTTCCAACTCGGTGCAAATATACTCGATGCAAGCCAACACAGCACAGATCCACGAGAAGGATTGTTTTTTATGCGGATGGAGATACAGCTGGAAGTGCCGGATAGGGCACAACTGGAGCACTCTTTCCAGCAACAGGTGGCCACCCCGCTGGCGATGGAATGGCATATCCACTACAGCGATCAGCGTAAACGGATGGCTATCATGGTATCCTCCTACGATCATTGCCTGATGGAACTGCTATGGCGCTGGCGAAGCGGAGAACTGGCCGTTGACATCCCACTGGTGATCTCCAACCATACCCGACTGGAAAAGGAATGCAGCACCCTCAACATCCCGTTTCACTATCTGCCTGTAAACGCTGAAAACAAAACAGCCCAGGAACAGGCCACTATCCGCCTGCTGCAGGAACACCAGGTAGACTTTACTGTGCTGGCCCGCTATATGCAGATCCTGTCGCCCCATTTTGTAGGGTTATATCCGCAACGTATCATCAACATACACCACTCCTTTCTCCCGGCTTTTGCGGGTGCACGGCCTTACCTCAACGCCTATACGCGTGGTGTAAAACTAATCGGAGCTACCGCCCACTACGTGACCAACGAGCTGGATGAAGGCCCCATTATAGAACAGGACGTGGCCCGCGTTAGTCATAAACATTCCGTGGATGATCTTGTCATGCTTGGCCGGGATATAGAACGCCAGGTGCTTTCCAGAGCTATTAAGGCCCATATCGAAAACAGGGTTATTGTACATGGGAATAAGACCATCATCTTCTAA
- the hutI gene encoding imidazolonepropionase, with translation MKLLIGPFSQILPLTGLPLKGTLQDEQLTVIEKGGIVVSDGKIVAVAPYKELQREYPDCELAFIDRPMVLLPGFIDCHTHICFDGTRNRDYAMRIAGKSYLEIARAGGGIWDSVTKTRIADMVTLVENTVARANRHLKEGVTTIEVKSGYGLNFESELKMLQAIQQASLHTAATLVSTCLAAHMKPRDFNGTEEAYLQWVLNELLPVLKAEALTNRVDIFIEETAFSATASLTYLQKARELGFAATVHADQFSAGGAAVAVAAGALSADHLEASSDKEIALLAKSDTVAVVLPGASLGLGMHYAPARRLLNEGACVAIASDWNPGSAPMGDLLIQAAVMSAAEKLSTAEVLAALTLRAAPALQIKDAGQLDVGFVADLQAYPTADFRDILYYQGKMKPAMVWKKGDLVQ, from the coding sequence ATGAAACTATTAATAGGTCCTTTCTCGCAAATCCTTCCCCTGACAGGCCTGCCGCTGAAAGGCACGCTGCAGGACGAACAGCTCACCGTCATCGAAAAAGGTGGTATCGTGGTGAGCGATGGGAAAATAGTCGCAGTGGCGCCTTACAAGGAACTGCAGCGTGAGTATCCTGACTGTGAGCTGGCTTTTATTGACCGGCCAATGGTGTTGCTGCCAGGGTTTATTGATTGTCATACACACATTTGTTTTGATGGTACCCGCAACAGGGACTATGCCATGCGTATTGCCGGTAAAAGTTACCTTGAGATAGCCCGCGCTGGTGGCGGTATATGGGACTCTGTTACCAAAACACGTATAGCCGATATGGTTACCCTGGTGGAAAATACGGTGGCCCGTGCCAACCGTCATCTGAAAGAAGGGGTTACAACCATAGAGGTGAAAAGTGGTTATGGGCTTAACTTTGAAAGCGAACTGAAAATGCTGCAGGCCATACAACAGGCATCGCTGCATACTGCTGCCACACTGGTGTCCACCTGTCTGGCCGCACATATGAAACCAAGGGATTTCAATGGTACAGAAGAAGCCTATCTGCAATGGGTGCTCAATGAGTTGTTGCCTGTATTGAAAGCGGAAGCGCTCACCAACCGCGTAGATATTTTCATTGAAGAAACAGCTTTCTCTGCAACAGCATCACTGACATACCTGCAGAAGGCCCGTGAGCTGGGTTTTGCCGCCACGGTACATGCTGATCAGTTCAGCGCCGGTGGCGCAGCAGTGGCTGTGGCAGCAGGTGCGCTGTCTGCCGACCATCTGGAAGCCAGCAGCGATAAGGAAATAGCATTGCTGGCCAAATCTGACACTGTGGCGGTAGTATTGCCAGGTGCATCACTCGGTTTGGGTATGCATTACGCGCCGGCACGCAGATTGCTGAATGAAGGAGCCTGTGTGGCCATCGCGAGTGACTGGAACCCGGGATCAGCGCCGATGGGCGATCTGCTGATACAGGCAGCGGTGATGAGTGCGGCAGAAAAACTGTCTACTGCCGAAGTACTGGCAGCTTTAACGCTGAGGGCAGCACCGGCACTGCAGATAAAAGATGCAGGCCAGCTGGACGTCGGATTTGTGGCCGACCTGCAGGCTTACCCCACCGCCGACTTCAGAGACATACTCTACTATCAGGGTAAAATGAAACCGGCGATGGTTTGGAAAAAAGGAGATTTAGTCCAATAA
- a CDS encoding metallophosphoesterase family protein, translated as MSDTHSYLHPQIFKYFEEVDEIWHAGDIGNVELADQLEAFKPFRAVYGNIDGADIRIRYPETLRFNVEGVEVLMTHIGGYPGKYAPGIREELKKNPPKLFICGHSHILKVMPDPALQLLHMNPGACGQQGWHKVKTLLRFRLDQGRIEQLEVIELP; from the coding sequence ATGTCGGATACGCACAGCTATCTGCATCCGCAAATATTTAAATATTTTGAAGAAGTAGATGAAATCTGGCATGCCGGCGATATTGGTAATGTAGAGCTGGCAGACCAGCTGGAGGCTTTTAAGCCTTTCAGGGCCGTTTATGGCAATATAGATGGGGCAGATATCCGTATCCGTTACCCTGAAACACTCCGCTTCAATGTGGAAGGTGTGGAGGTGCTAATGACCCATATCGGTGGTTATCCGGGAAAGTATGCCCCGGGTATCCGGGAAGAGCTGAAAAAAAATCCGCCCAAACTCTTTATCTGCGGACATTCCCATATCCTTAAAGTAATGCCCGACCCGGCACTGCAATTGTTGCATATGAACCCGGGCGCCTGTGGACAGCAAGGCTGGCATAAAGTAAAAACATTACTCCGGTTCCGCCTAGACCAGGGACGGATAGAACAACTGGAAGTCATCGAACTTCCCTGA
- a CDS encoding DUF4421 domain-containing protein, with product MAKRTLLILLIVCGCIAGAKAQGKLLKWLHTDNDTAYIEEHTEDLTFRLYGSRKYTRYDIMDKKLKKDILYRPNTPSNIGVGFNYRFIGINLGFNFPFVNRRNDKYGNTRFIDLQSHIYLRKLVVDFYGQKYKGFYISNPEKIFEKEYSLQNPYPQRPDIKNLGLGMNVQYIFNDKRFSYRAPNLQNEYQKKSAGSFIVGGEFYLAKIQGDSSLIPINLNDTTFLRNEHYYKTLVATFAANVGYAHTFVFKKHFFLSLSVTTGLGAAKTSLHYESGDVSHSVGLLFSSTVRASLGYNSSRYFAGIHYVGMTTRSRLPVPDTYQAFGNGNLRVSLVRRFSLKKPLWRNNTLAKTAG from the coding sequence ATGGCCAAGCGCACTTTATTGATACTGCTGATCGTATGCGGCTGCATAGCCGGAGCCAAAGCTCAGGGAAAACTCCTGAAATGGCTGCATACCGACAACGATACAGCCTACATCGAAGAACATACGGAAGATCTCACGTTCCGCCTGTACGGCTCCCGCAAGTATACCCGTTACGATATCATGGACAAAAAACTGAAAAAAGACATCCTTTATCGTCCCAATACGCCGTCTAATATCGGAGTGGGTTTCAACTATCGCTTTATCGGTATCAACCTGGGTTTTAATTTTCCTTTTGTGAACCGCCGGAATGATAAATACGGTAATACCAGATTCATCGACCTGCAGTCGCATATCTATCTGCGCAAGCTGGTGGTGGATTTCTATGGTCAGAAATACAAGGGCTTTTATATTTCCAACCCGGAGAAAATTTTTGAAAAAGAATACTCTCTCCAGAACCCTTACCCACAACGGCCTGATATCAAAAACCTTGGCCTGGGAATGAACGTACAGTATATCTTCAATGATAAACGTTTTTCTTACCGGGCGCCGAATCTGCAGAATGAATACCAGAAAAAAAGCGCCGGTTCGTTTATCGTCGGGGGAGAGTTTTATCTGGCCAAGATACAGGGAGATTCTTCATTAATACCTATCAATCTTAACGATACGACTTTTCTGCGGAACGAACATTATTACAAAACACTGGTGGCCACGTTTGCGGCGAATGTAGGGTATGCCCACACATTTGTATTCAAAAAACATTTTTTCCTCTCACTATCAGTCACTACAGGACTGGGAGCTGCTAAAACAAGTCTGCATTACGAAAGTGGTGATGTGAGCCATAGCGTGGGACTGCTGTTCAGTAGCACAGTGCGTGCCTCACTGGGGTATAATTCCAGCCGTTATTTTGCAGGGATACATTATGTGGGAATGACTACCCGCAGCCGTCTGCCGGTACCAGATACCTATCAGGCTTTTGGTAATGGCAACCTTAGAGTGAGTCTGGTGCGGCGTTTTAGCTTAAAAAAACCGTTGTGGAGAAATAATACGCTTGCAAAAACTGCAGGATAA
- the hutG gene encoding formimidoylglutamase yields MITKESYRPTPANAWTGRIDGKEADLLRWHQVIKTVDLLQQPLPALQKEQKGVVFLGFACDEGVRRNKGRTGAVEGPGALRKVIANFPAHFSEQAVLLDAGDIVCTGTALEEAQLVLSNAVQAILTAGYLPVLLGGGHEITYGHASGIRQYMHGKGQLGLINFDAHFDIRIPGEEGPSSGTGFWQLAQDCKQSGEPFNYLALGIQKNGNTRQLFNIAGEEGATYVGADAFHLEDKDTIFAAIQHFLSQVDKVYLTTCLDVFASPFAPGVSATAYNGITPGGLFLQCYRAILESGKVCGVDIAELNPSLDIDNRTAKLGAAIIFEVLMAYCGE; encoded by the coding sequence ATGATAACAAAGGAAAGCTACCGGCCTACGCCTGCTAATGCATGGACCGGCCGTATAGATGGTAAGGAAGCTGACCTGCTGCGCTGGCATCAGGTCATCAAAACAGTAGACCTGCTGCAACAGCCACTGCCTGCGCTGCAAAAAGAACAGAAAGGTGTTGTGTTCCTGGGCTTTGCCTGTGATGAAGGCGTACGCCGCAACAAGGGCCGTACCGGCGCTGTAGAAGGTCCCGGCGCGCTGAGAAAAGTCATCGCTAATTTCCCGGCCCACTTCAGCGAACAGGCTGTACTGCTCGATGCCGGCGATATCGTTTGCACCGGCACAGCCCTCGAAGAAGCACAGCTGGTACTCAGCAATGCTGTACAAGCCATCCTCACAGCCGGCTACCTGCCTGTGTTGCTGGGCGGCGGACATGAAATTACGTATGGCCATGCCAGTGGTATACGCCAGTATATGCATGGTAAGGGGCAGCTGGGGCTGATCAATTTCGACGCCCATTTTGATATCCGCATCCCTGGCGAAGAAGGGCCCAGCTCCGGCACCGGTTTCTGGCAACTGGCGCAGGATTGCAAACAAAGCGGAGAGCCTTTCAACTACCTTGCCCTCGGCATCCAGAAAAACGGTAACACCCGCCAGCTCTTTAACATAGCCGGCGAAGAAGGCGCTACCTATGTGGGGGCCGATGCCTTCCACCTGGAAGATAAAGACACCATTTTTGCGGCGATACAACATTTCCTCAGCCAGGTAGACAAAGTATATCTGACCACCTGCCTGGATGTTTTTGCATCACCTTTTGCACCAGGCGTTAGTGCTACCGCCTACAACGGCATTACCCCCGGCGGCTTGTTCCTGCAGTGTTACAGGGCCATCCTTGAAAGTGGAAAAGTATGTGGAGTGGATATCGCGGAGCTAAATCCTTCACTGGACATCGACAACCGTACTGCCAAACTGGGCGCTGCTATTATCTTTGAAGTGCTCATGGCTTATTGTGGAGAATAA
- a CDS encoding HD domain-containing protein gives MSASFISETWAQLNRDVDPLLVQQAFNDITAAYSGTARHYHNLQHIAQLLTLHQQYAQQLQDPETILFAIFFHDIVYDVLKSDNEEKSADAAMEYLQRIHYPSEKTTAVKEFIVATKTHVNNQSNADLDYFLDFDLQILGTAPDAYLAYTRQIRQEYSIYPDLVYHPGRKKVLHHFLEMPVIFRTPAFQQQYETAARQNIQTELDSL, from the coding sequence ATGTCTGCATCTTTTATTAGTGAAACCTGGGCACAGCTGAACCGCGATGTTGACCCGCTCCTTGTTCAGCAGGCCTTTAATGATATCACTGCCGCCTACTCCGGTACCGCGCGGCATTACCATAATCTGCAGCATATCGCTCAACTGCTGACACTGCATCAGCAATATGCACAACAGTTACAGGACCCTGAAACCATCCTCTTTGCCATTTTTTTCCATGATATCGTGTATGATGTTTTAAAATCAGATAACGAAGAAAAAAGCGCTGATGCTGCGATGGAATATCTGCAACGCATACACTATCCATCGGAAAAAACAACGGCTGTAAAGGAGTTTATTGTGGCCACCAAAACGCATGTCAACAACCAGTCAAACGCAGACCTGGATTATTTCCTGGACTTTGACCTGCAGATACTGGGCACTGCACCGGATGCCTATCTGGCATATACCCGGCAGATACGCCAGGAATACAGTATTTATCCCGACCTGGTATATCATCCGGGTAGAAAAAAAGTATTGCATCATTTTCTGGAGATGCCTGTTATCTTCCGCACCCCTGCCTTTCAGCAACAATATGAAACAGCGGCACGGCAGAACATACAGACAGAACTGGACTCATTATAA
- a CDS encoding aconitate hydratase, translating into MVFDIDMIKKVYAALPGKVEATRNMLGRPLTLAEKILYAHLYAPTTTPYERGKSYVEFAPDRVAMQDATAQMALLQFMTCGRDKVAVPSTVHCDHLIQAKVGATEDLAIAIDTNKEVYDFLSSISDKYGIGFWKPGAGIIHQVVLENYAFPGGMMIGTDSHTPNAGGLGMVAIGVGGADAVDVMAGLPWELKMPKLIGVKLTGKMSGWTSAKDVILKVAGILTVKGGTGAIVEYFGEGADSLSATGKGTICNMGAEIGATCSVFAYDSKMADYLKGTSRAEVAALADTVKEHLRPDAEVYADPAKYYDQLIEINLDELEPHVNGPFTPDLAWPISKFAQAIKENNWPEKLEVALIGSCTNSSYEDISRSASLAKQAIDKQLDMKSEFTITPGSELVRYTIERDGLLATFDKVGGVVLANACGPCIGQWARHIDDPNRKNSIITSFNRNFAKRNDGLASTHAFVASPEIVTALAIAGDLTFNPLTDKLKNKNGEEVMLDEPTGFELPTKGFAVEDAGYQAPAEDGKGVQVIVSPTSDRLQLLEPFAAWEGTDLKGLKLLIKAKGKCTTDHISMAGPWLKYRGHLDNISNNMLIGAVNAFNDKTDTVKNALTSEYGAVPATMRAYKAAGFGAVVVGDENYGEGSSREHAAMEPRHLGVRAILVKSFARIHETNLKKQGMLGLTFANKEDYEKIQEDDTIDITGLTTFAPGKPLAVVLHHKDGSSEEFSVNHTYNEQQIEWFKAGGALNVIRAEAAKKA; encoded by the coding sequence ATGGTGTTTGATATTGACATGATTAAAAAAGTGTATGCGGCACTACCGGGTAAGGTGGAAGCGACCCGTAATATGTTAGGCCGCCCGCTCACACTTGCCGAAAAGATTTTATACGCGCACCTGTACGCACCAACTACTACGCCTTATGAAAGAGGCAAATCCTACGTTGAATTTGCGCCGGACCGTGTAGCCATGCAGGATGCCACCGCGCAGATGGCGTTGCTTCAGTTTATGACCTGCGGTCGTGATAAAGTTGCGGTTCCTTCCACAGTACACTGTGATCACCTTATACAAGCCAAAGTGGGCGCCACAGAAGATCTGGCGATTGCTATTGACACTAATAAAGAAGTTTACGATTTTCTTTCTTCCATTTCCGACAAATACGGTATTGGTTTCTGGAAACCAGGTGCTGGTATCATTCACCAGGTAGTGCTGGAAAACTATGCTTTTCCGGGTGGTATGATGATCGGTACAGACTCCCACACCCCTAACGCTGGTGGTCTGGGTATGGTGGCTATCGGTGTAGGTGGTGCTGACGCGGTAGACGTGATGGCAGGCCTTCCCTGGGAGCTGAAAATGCCGAAACTGATCGGTGTGAAACTGACTGGTAAAATGAGCGGATGGACTTCTGCCAAAGATGTTATCCTGAAAGTGGCTGGTATCCTGACTGTAAAAGGTGGTACTGGTGCTATCGTGGAATACTTCGGTGAAGGTGCTGACAGCCTGAGCGCTACCGGTAAAGGTACTATCTGTAACATGGGTGCTGAAATCGGTGCTACCTGCTCCGTTTTCGCTTACGACAGCAAAATGGCTGACTACCTGAAAGGTACCAGCAGAGCTGAAGTTGCAGCCCTGGCTGACACAGTAAAAGAACACCTGCGTCCGGATGCTGAAGTATATGCAGACCCTGCTAAATACTACGATCAGCTGATCGAAATCAACCTCGACGAACTGGAGCCTCATGTAAACGGTCCGTTCACTCCGGATCTGGCATGGCCTATCTCCAAATTTGCACAAGCGATCAAAGAAAACAACTGGCCTGAAAAACTGGAAGTTGCCCTGATCGGTTCCTGCACCAACTCTTCCTACGAAGATATCTCCCGTTCTGCGTCCCTGGCCAAACAAGCCATCGACAAACAACTGGATATGAAATCCGAATTCACCATCACACCAGGTTCTGAACTGGTACGTTATACCATCGAAAGAGACGGTCTCCTGGCTACTTTCGATAAAGTAGGTGGTGTAGTGCTGGCAAACGCCTGCGGACCCTGCATCGGCCAATGGGCCCGTCATATCGACGATCCTAACCGTAAAAACTCCATCATCACTTCCTTCAACCGTAACTTCGCGAAGAGAAATGATGGTCTGGCTTCTACCCACGCTTTTGTAGCTTCTCCTGAGATCGTAACAGCACTGGCTATTGCAGGTGACCTCACCTTCAACCCGCTGACCGACAAGCTGAAAAACAAAAACGGCGAAGAAGTAATGCTGGACGAACCTACCGGTTTTGAACTGCCTACCAAAGGTTTCGCAGTAGAAGACGCGGGTTACCAGGCTCCTGCTGAAGATGGTAAGGGTGTACAGGTAATCGTATCCCCTACTTCCGATCGTCTGCAACTGCTGGAACCATTTGCTGCATGGGAAGGTACTGACCTGAAAGGGCTGAAACTCCTCATCAAAGCAAAAGGTAAATGTACTACTGACCACATCTCCATGGCCGGCCCATGGCTGAAATACCGCGGTCACCTGGACAACATCTCCAACAACATGCTGATCGGCGCTGTAAACGCATTCAACGACAAAACTGACACCGTTAAAAATGCTCTGACCAGCGAATACGGTGCTGTTCCTGCCACTATGCGTGCTTACAAAGCTGCCGGTTTCGGTGCTGTAGTAGTAGGTGACGAAAACTACGGTGAAGGCTCCAGCCGCGAACACGCTGCTATGGAACCCCGCCACCTCGGCGTTCGTGCTATCCTGGTGAAATCTTTCGCCCGTATCCACGAAACCAACCTGAAAAAACAAGGTATGCTGGGTCTGACTTTCGCTAATAAAGAAGATTACGAAAAGATCCAGGAAGATGATACTATCGATATCACCGGCCTGACTACCTTCGCTCCAGGCAAACCGCTCGCTGTGGTACTGCACCACAAAGACGGCAGCTCTGAAGAGTTCTCTGTAAACCACACTTACAACGAACAACAGATCGAGTGGTTTAAAGCCGGCGGCGCCCTGAACGTAATCCGTGCAGAAGCAGCCAAAAAAGCATAA
- a CDS encoding CHAD domain-containing protein, giving the protein MLKTLLHDYLESACSTVAASFEQLQHPTRRQKAIHQLRVGSKKIRALLALAQQIPGYHLKKGKYLTTLKILQQIGGISRDTQLQEQSLTRHEKTVSWRFSVAHLLLKTKLTTVDTTLESLSQQLSIKKLTTLPKAFKAAIADIEDETAIAVMTEHVAKQYRHIFLPDSKAPDTVWHDLRKNTKRLYYQLSIITQLPHHTHRHRQQLQHTKKTGNLLGQWHDASELLLFIKNTATKVKKEKTGLSDNVSKLIHELQRETTEKLADSAKRIHMLTNSAD; this is encoded by the coding sequence ATGCTCAAAACCCTCCTCCACGATTATCTGGAGTCTGCCTGCTCCACAGTAGCGGCCTCATTTGAACAGCTCCAGCACCCCACCCGGCGACAAAAAGCCATCCATCAGCTCCGGGTGGGCAGTAAGAAAATACGTGCACTACTCGCATTGGCACAGCAAATCCCCGGTTATCATCTCAAAAAAGGTAAATACCTGACTACGCTTAAAATACTGCAACAGATAGGCGGCATATCACGCGATACCCAGCTACAGGAACAATCGCTGACCCGCCATGAAAAAACAGTCTCCTGGCGCTTTTCTGTTGCTCATCTGTTACTGAAAACGAAACTGACTACCGTCGATACTACCCTGGAATCCTTGTCTCAACAACTATCTATCAAAAAACTAACAACCTTACCGAAAGCCTTTAAAGCTGCCATCGCTGATATTGAAGATGAAACCGCTATCGCCGTTATGACCGAGCATGTAGCAAAACAATACAGACACATTTTTCTGCCGGACAGCAAGGCCCCCGACACCGTGTGGCATGATCTGCGAAAAAATACGAAGAGGTTGTATTATCAACTGAGCATCATTACACAATTACCGCATCATACACACCGGCACCGGCAACAGCTGCAGCACACCAAAAAAACCGGCAACCTGCTGGGGCAATGGCATGATGCCAGTGAATTGTTGTTGTTCATAAAAAATACAGCCACAAAAGTGAAGAAGGAGAAAACAGGGCTGTCTGACAATGTATCAAAGCTGATTCATGAATTACAACGGGAAACAACGGAAAAACTGGCGGATAGCGCCAAACGTATACATATGCTGACTAACAGTGCTGACTAA
- a CDS encoding PspC domain-containing protein encodes MNRIKDFLEWKAFGVCAAIGDKLGVATSRIRIFFIYATFLAMGSPLIVYMILAFWVNMKNYIQNARRNPLRYL; translated from the coding sequence ATGAACCGGATAAAAGACTTTTTGGAATGGAAGGCCTTCGGTGTATGTGCGGCTATCGGGGATAAACTCGGTGTTGCCACTTCCCGGATCCGCATCTTTTTCATTTATGCCACCTTCCTCGCGATGGGGTCCCCACTCATCGTTTATATGATCCTCGCTTTCTGGGTAAATATGAAAAACTATATCCAGAACGCAAGAAGAAATCCACTACGCTACTTATAA